Genomic segment of Bacteroidia bacterium:
CTATCGAATATCAATTTGAAATCGCAGACGACGAAAATAATATATTGTATAACAAAGTATTGAAAGGAACCAGCGTAACGGTAGATATTAAGGCACTAAATTTAAAAACAAATTATTGCTACTATTGGCACGTATCTGATAAACGACATTTAAGTATGAAGTCTGACGACATCTGCTTCAAGACAGCAGGAAATGCCCAAAGACAAGTTATCTTAAAAGATGTTGAAAGCATTAACCAAGACCTTGGAGAAACCGGTGCTTTTGCTTATATCGTATTAGCAGAAATGTATTACAAAAATAAAGTATCTAACAGAGCAAGTGATGCTTACTTAAAAGCAATAGAACTCGCTCCAGATATGGAAGAATACAAAACAATGTATGTCAATTTTATGACTGAAATCGGTGTGCCCGAAAAACTTATCACAAAATAAACCTAATTAACAATTAGATAAAACCGATTTTTATGAGGCGAAAACGTAATTATACGTTTTCGCCTCATGATTTATTAGAACTTGTGAAGAAATACTACAACTCAAAAAAACCAACTGCTATCAATTCAGTTATTACTGATTCAGTAGATTTCTACGTTTTTATCCGTATAGTTAAAGAATAGGGCGTTATTGTACCGGCGTGGTTTTGGTCTCCTGAAATATTACTTCCAGCATTGTTTGGCCAACAGCTTTCAGTGTTTCTTTGTTAATAGACTGAATATCATCTCTTTGAGTATGCCAGTGAGGAAAGAACCCTCCTGTTGATAAATCTCTGTGAATAATATCAATGGTAGGTATGTTTGCTATGGTATTGAGATAGAAGTGGTCGTCTAATATTTCTGAATCCGAGTTAAATAAAAAATACTGGCCATATCCAAGATGGTGCGCGATTTGCCATACATGGTCAAGATATTGCTGTGCATATTGTTTAGAGAAACCTTCTTGGGTAAAAGTAGCCCCTGCTGCACCTACCATATCAAGGTTAATAGCATATTTTGCTTTGTATCCCGGTAGGTGTGGTGTTTTACTCCAATATTGAGAGCCAAGGCAATACGAGTTTTCTTCGTGGCTAACTCCCAGGTCTTCAGCGTCCCAACAAATCAAATCTACTCCAATAGCAGGATTCTGAGCACCCAGTTGGCGGGCAATTTCAAGTAATACCGCTACTCCGCTGGCTCCGTCATTAGCTCCGGGAATAGGTTTATCTCTGTTGGACGAATCTGCGTCAGCAACAGGGCGGCTATCCCAATGAGCACTAATCAAAATACGGTGTGCCTGTTGGGGATTATAACTTGCAATGATATTCTGAATAGCCAACGGAACACCGTCATACTTAGTTACCGTAGTTGCCTGAACGGTTACCTCCGCTTTAAATTCTTTAAATTTTTCTACTAACCAAGCTGCGCACCGCTTATGCCCCGGTGTGTTTGGAATACGATGCCCAAAACTCAACTGCTTTTCAATAAAAAAATAAGCCGAATCTACTTGAAAATCAGGAGATTTACGCACAAAAACAGGAGTATTTTGAGTACCCGAATTATTGGTATCCACTTTGGGATTGTTAGTACACCCAAAAACTAACCCCGTTATGAACAGAAGATAAAATATTTTTTTCACTACTCAAAATTACAAAATTAGTTGAAGCCAAATATTTAGCAACTAAAAACGCTGTAAGGCACTGAACAACAACCAGTATTTTTGCCCCTCAAAGAATTGTAAAGTTTTTTGAGGGTTTCCTTTTTCTAATTACTAAAAATAATCCACATAACTTATTGAACTATGTTTAATTTTACCAACTTGGTTTTTTAAGAAGCCAAGAGATAGCCGTCTGGCAGTATGAACTATATTGTATATCAAGCTTACGGGAAAACAGAAATTCTACATGAGTGTTTGTATTCATTATCAACACTTTGGCCATATATTTTGAACTCTGATTTAAAGGTTATTGTTTATACAGACCAACCGGATTGGTTTCGTCAGCAAATTGGAGAAGAGAGTTCTGTTTTATTTTTTCCTATAACTGCCGAAAAAATTCAGCAATGGCGTGGTAAAATAGACTTTGTTCATCGAGTAAAAATAGCGGTTTTGTTAGATATTTCGGAGCGCGTTAGTGGAAACTTATTGTATGTAGATACCGATACTACTTTTATGGCCTCACCTGAACTACTTTTTGACACCATTGAATCCCAAAAAAGGATTATGCACACCCAAGAAGATATTTTAGAAAAATCTAAACTACTGCTAAACAAGAAGATATATAACCATATTCGGGGAAAAACATTTAATGTTCCATCAGGGCAGTTACATATCAAGGGAAATTTAGGTATGTGGAACGCAGGCGTACTTGGCTTTCAAACAGCAGATAAAAAACTGTTAATCAGAGTTTTAGATATAACAGATTTGTTATACAAAGAATATCCCAAACATACCATTGAGCAATTGGCTTTTTCGGTGGTATTTCAAGAAAATGGCTATATTTTTCCGGCAGAAAATATCTTATTCCATTACTGGAATTTCAAAGAATTTCGTGAAGTACTCGCTGTTTTTTGGCAAAAGAACGAAGAAAAAACATGGGAACAAAAATGCAGTTTAGCCCAAAATATAAGACCGGAAAAACTAATTCAGCATAAAATAAGCTTTGAACAAAAACCCTATTGGATTCGTAAACTACGTAAATGGTTCGGAATAAAGCTCAAACTACCAATAAGTCAATAACTTACGATAAGTTAATATGGCTTTATTTCATTGTAAATGTTTTTAGTTACTTGTGCCTTAAAATAAACTAACTTCGCGGCTTATTTTGTACAACACACACATACACAATGTCAAGTAAATTATTGCCGGCATTAATTGCTTTTATATTTCTTTTTGGCTTTACTGGCGGCTGCCAACAAAAAGAAACCAAAGGGCTGGTTACTATCAGCACTTCTTTTGGGGATATAAAAATACGTCTGAATCCAGATACTCCCAAACACTCTGAGAATTTCAAAAGTTTAGTTAAATCTGGTTTTTATAACAACACTACGTTTCATCGGGTAATATCAGAATTTATGATTCAGGGAGGCGACCCCAACACCCGTAATCCTAACTTTCAAGGAAAACCGGGGCAAGGGGACACAACCTACACCCTTGATCCGGAATTTTTGTCTTCAAAATACATTCACAAGCGAGGTGCTGTAGCTATGGCAAGAACCGGAGATGAAATAAATCCGATGCGCAGATCATCAGGATGCCAATTTTTCATCGTGCAAGGAAAAAAAATCTCTGATGAAGAACTAAACCAAATAGAAAATTACATTCAGCAAGACCAAATGCAATTCTTTGGTAAACAGTTTTTTGGCCGCCCGGAAAATGATTTTCTGAGAAAAATAGACTTTCAAACACTGCAAAAAAGCAATCCTGATTCCGTAACCAAACTTTCTATGGATTTTGAAAAGAGAATGCGTGTAGCATTTGAAAAAGAAGTAAAACCATTTAAGTATAGCCCTGAACAAAAGAAACTGTATAAAGAAGTTGGCGGAGCACCATTTTTGGATAATATGTACACTGTTTTTGGAGAAGTAGTTGAAGGAATGGATGTTGTCGAAAAAATTATCGCTGTTCAAAAAGATGAAAACGATAAGCCATTGAAAGACATTCGGATAACTGCAAAGATTCAAGACTAAGACCGTAGAAAACCTATGGCATCTCGCAGATGGGATGTTGAAGACGACTCACCCAAGCCTCCTCCCATAACCCGCCAACGCATACACGAGTTTTGGCAAATAGCCCGCTTCGTTAAGCCCTACAAAATCAAACTCTTTGCAGGACTTATATTCCTCATTTTTTCAAGCCTAACAACTCTCGCCTTTCCGTTTGCTACCGGAAAACTAATTGATGCAGCCTACAAGACTACACAAGCCTATTTTACTATTGATGAATTAGCAATCATATTAGTAGCCGTACTGAGCCTACAAGCTGTATTTTCTTTTTTCCGGGTAGTTTGGTTTGCAGAAGTAGGCGAAAAAACATTAGCAGATATTCGCAAAGCACTTTACAACCACCTGATATACTTGCCATTAGTCTTTTTTAACCAACATCGGGTAGGTGAACTCACCAGCCGAATTTCGGCAGATTTAAGTCAAATACAAGATACCTTTACCACAACACTTGCCGAACTCTTGCGGCAGATAGCTACCCTCCTTGTGGGAATTACGGTTATCTTCTTTATCTCGACAAAGCTCACTTTGGTGATGTTGGCCTCTTTTCCAATATTGGTTATTACGGCGGTAATCTTGGGTAAACAAATTCGTAGAATAGGAAAAATTGCACAAGATAAATTAGCTCTTTCTAATATAATTGTAGAAGAGACCTTGCAAGGCATTGTGAATGTAAAAGCTTTTGCAAACGAACTATTTGAAACCGGCAGATATGGAAAGAGTTTACAGGAGTTTGTTCGTGCAATATTGCGTGGAGCTAAATATCGTGCTGCATTCGTCTCATTCCTAATATTTTGTATTTTTGGAGGAATCGTTTTAGTTATCTGGTACGGTGCTCACTTAGTAAAGACAGGAGAAATTACGGTAGGAGAACTAACTTCGTTTGTATTATACACAACATTTGTGGGCGCAGCTATTGGCGGGATGGGAGACCTTTATGCACAACTTCAAAAGACAATTGGTGCAACTGAGCGCGTTCGGTCATTACTGGCAGAACCTACCGAACCGTATCATCAAGTAAACACTACCCCAATAACCCGCTTTACCGGAAAAATAGATTTTGAAGATGTACATTTTTCTTACCCTACTCGCAGCGAAATCCCTGTGTTGCAGGGGCTTTCTTTTACAGTAAAACCAGGACAAAAGGTCGCTGTAGTAGGAAGCTCCGGTGCAGGAAAAACTACTATAACAATGTTATTACTAAGACTATACCAAAACGATACCGGAAAAATATCAGTAGATGATGCGGGTATTACAACATATAGCCTGACCGAATATCGTTCTCAATTTGCCTTAGTTCCGCAAGATGTAATGCTGTTTGGAGGCACTATAGC
This window contains:
- a CDS encoding M28 family peptidase — encoded protein: MKKIFYLLFITGLVFGCTNNPKVDTNNSGTQNTPVFVRKSPDFQVDSAYFFIEKQLSFGHRIPNTPGHKRCAAWLVEKFKEFKAEVTVQATTVTKYDGVPLAIQNIIASYNPQQAHRILISAHWDSRPVADADSSNRDKPIPGANDGASGVAVLLEIARQLGAQNPAIGVDLICWDAEDLGVSHEENSYCLGSQYWSKTPHLPGYKAKYAINLDMVGAAGATFTQEGFSKQYAQQYLDHVWQIAHHLGYGQYFLFNSDSEILDDHFYLNTIANIPTIDIIHRDLSTGGFFPHWHTQRDDIQSINKETLKAVGQTMLEVIFQETKTTPVQ
- a CDS encoding peptidylprolyl isomerase; the protein is MSSKLLPALIAFIFLFGFTGGCQQKETKGLVTISTSFGDIKIRLNPDTPKHSENFKSLVKSGFYNNTTFHRVISEFMIQGGDPNTRNPNFQGKPGQGDTTYTLDPEFLSSKYIHKRGAVAMARTGDEINPMRRSSGCQFFIVQGKKISDEELNQIENYIQQDQMQFFGKQFFGRPENDFLRKIDFQTLQKSNPDSVTKLSMDFEKRMRVAFEKEVKPFKYSPEQKKLYKEVGGAPFLDNMYTVFGEVVEGMDVVEKIIAVQKDENDKPLKDIRITAKIQD
- a CDS encoding ATP-binding cassette domain-containing protein, translated to MASRRWDVEDDSPKPPPITRQRIHEFWQIARFVKPYKIKLFAGLIFLIFSSLTTLAFPFATGKLIDAAYKTTQAYFTIDELAIILVAVLSLQAVFSFFRVVWFAEVGEKTLADIRKALYNHLIYLPLVFFNQHRVGELTSRISADLSQIQDTFTTTLAELLRQIATLLVGITVIFFISTKLTLVMLASFPILVITAVILGKQIRRIGKIAQDKLALSNIIVEETLQGIVNVKAFANELFETGRYGKSLQEFVRAILRGAKYRAAFVSFLIFCIFGGIVLVIWYGAHLVKTGEITVGELTSFVLYTTFVGAAIGGMGDLYAQLQKTIGATERVRSLLAEPTEPYHQVNTTPITRFTGKIDFEDVHFSYPTRSEIPVLQGLSFTVKPGQKVAVVGSSGAGKTTITMLLLRLYQNDTGKISVDDAGITTYSLTEYRSQFALVPQDVMLFGGTIAENIAYGKPGASQTEIETAATQANAHDFITSFPEGYQTLVGERGIKLSGGQRQRIAIARAILKNPTILLLDEATSSLDSESERLVQQALDKLMQNRTTLIIAHRFSTIKNADKIIVIDKGKVMEQGTHEELMSGNGLYYQLASVQQLADTQNS